In Oncorhynchus kisutch isolate 150728-3 linkage group LG7, Okis_V2, whole genome shotgun sequence, one DNA window encodes the following:
- the LOC116374715 gene encoding spore wall protein 2-like: MMQTPESLKAPRSPSSSNSTAYKSPTDIERDTPEDTPSSGTPPSVQRALLTKRVSQDPDPVWVLNLLKKLEKQFMTHYVDAMAEFKVRWDLDNNVMLDTMITELRDEVKKRIQTSIDRELRKIRGRAGRGGMPRPPILSRDSTVTDQRRRRLKVMKVQSVNKSDGEQGSDVSDQRSEGEDEYCPCDACIRKKADVQQIKMEAVVASAPVMMAFDLRKILLMKRDPKPLAPSSPTQGLNNDHLELEEKKEEEEGVNPEVVHKDEEEEETKEDIIPTVVIEEAIPEEEEEGVTEGEEEVQESDGAESVMGDVEEEIAEEIAEEIETEEQEDGVVEGTEDEEEEEGEMGGEISGEDGVDAEETGEGEELVEGEEEGAGDAEAVQEDQAGGDENTVDGPAEGDEVVGEGEETDEEEGEGEGEEGVETGEGTAEEDETGGEEEEDGGEEAEENNVVSEFKVEEEEEEENENTAGETSGEEEGETPEEGTEGNVGVEDAVEELNPEEENEEVKEGNREIPLISQMTRTSVESQPGSMENTVSPMRSLTPIETKETGSDGQKMASAGEGSGGKGQRRSRSPARAKRRKPKESDIELDDLEM, from the exons ATGATGCAGACTCCTGAGAGCCTCAAAGCCCCAAGAAGCCCATCCTCTTCAAACAGCACGGCCTATAAGTCCCCCactgacatagagagagacaccccGGAGGACACCCCTAGCTCAGGGACACCTCCGTCAGTCCAGCGAGCCCTGCTCACCAAGCGTGTCTCCCAGGACCCTGACCCGGTCTGGGTTCTCAACCTGCTGAAGAAGCTGGAGAAACAGTTTATGACCCACTACGTCGACGCCATGGCTGAGTTCAAG GTACGTTGGGACCTAGACAACAATGTGATgttggacactatgatcactgaGCTGAGAGACGAGGTGAAGAAGAGGATCCAGACGAGCATTGATCGTGAGCTGAGGAAGATCCGGGGGCGTGCAGGGCGGGGGGGCATGCCGCGCCCCCCTATCCTGTCCCGCGATTCAACCGTTACAGACCAGAGGAGGCGGAGGCTAAAG GTCATGAAGGTTCAGTCAGTGAACAAGAGTGACGGGGAGCAGGGTTCGGATGTTAGTGACCAGCGCAGCGAGGGCGAGGATGAATACTGTCCCTGCGACGCCTGCATACGGAAGAAGGCGGATGTCCAACAAATCAAAATGGAAGCTGTGGTCGCCTCAGCGCCGGTGATGATGGCGTTTGATCTGCGGAAGATCCTGCTGATGAAGAGAGACCCAAAGCCTCTTGCGCCCTCTAGCCCCACGCAGGGGTTGAACAATGATCACCTGGAattggaggagaagaaagaggaagaggagggtgtgaATCCAGAGGTGGTACACAAagacgaggaagaggaggagaccaAGGAGGATATTATACCAACTGTTGTCATAGAGGAAGCTAtccctgaggaggaagaggaaggagtgactgagggagaggaggaagtacAGGAGAGTGATGGAGCTGAGTCTGTGATGGGggatgtagaggaggagataGCTGAGGAAATAGCTGAGGAGATAGAGACTGAAGAACAGGAGGATGGAGTGGTGGAGGGaacagaggatgaggaggaggaggaaggagagatgggaggtGAAATTTCAGGAGAAGATGGCGTGGACGCGGAGGAgactggagagggggaggagttagtagaaggggaggaggaaggagcagGGGACGCTGAAGCAGTGCAGGAGGATCAAGCGGGAGgagatgaaaacactgttgatgGACCAGCAGAGGGGGATGAGgtggtgggagagggggaggagacggatgaggaggagggagagggggagggtgaggagggagtagagacaggagagggaacaGCTGAGGAGGAtgaaacaggaggagaggaggaggaggatggaggagaggaggcagaggagaacaATGTGGTGTCTGAATTcaaggtggaagaagaggaggaggaagagaatgaaaacacagcaggagagacaagtggagaggaggagggagagactccTGAGGAAGGCACAGAGGGCAATGTGGGGGTGGAGGATGCTGTGGAGGAGTTGAATCCtgaagaagagaatgaagaggtgAAAGAGGGAAACAGAGAAATCCCCCTGATAAGCCAGATGACCAGAACCTCTGTGGAGTCCCAGCCAGGATCTATGGAGAACACAGTTTCACCAATGCGCTCTTTAACACCCATTGAGACCAAGGAAACCGGCTCTGATGGACAAAAGATGGCGTCTGCAGGTGAGGGGTCTGGGGGGAAAGGCCAGAGGAGGAGCCGATCTCCAGCCAGAGCCAAACGCAGGAAACCCAAAGAGAGCGATATAGAACTAGATGATCTAGAAATGTAA